A window of Amycolatopsis australiensis contains these coding sequences:
- a CDS encoding glycoside hydrolase family 6 protein — protein MRSEFWSPKRKTRLAVASSVTAAAVVSGLLVAGGSPATAATGCKVTYTVNQWDTGFTANIAVTNLGDSVSSWNVEWDFAGNQQVQQGWSATFTQTGKHVSAKNPSWGGTLGTNASASFGFNGSYSGTNAVPTSFSLNGVHCDGTTGGPTTTPTTPTTPTTPTTPTTPTTPTTPTTPTQPGTHVDNPYAGAKGYVNPDWSAEVSSAAAAKGGTLGAQMAKVANTSTAVWLDRIAAIAGTTDSRGLRGHLDAALAQASGGTPVTIQIVVYDLPNRDCAALASNGELKVSQNGLARYKSEYIDPIASILADPKYAPLRIVAVVEPDSLPNLITNTSMATCAEAQSSGAYVQGIQYALNKLHAISNVYNYLDIAHSAWLGWDSNFGPFVNLVKQMLQGTTAGVNSVDGFISDTANYTPLTEPNLPDPNLTVGGQQLKSATFYQWNPYFAEVPFATAMYNAFVAAGLPSSIGMLVDTSRNGWGGSARPTGASGSTVDAYVNSGRIDRRLHRGNWCNQSGAGLGERPTASPAAHFDAYVWIKPPGESDGASQQIPNDEGKGFDQMCDPTFHGTQQANGGNLTGALPNAPLSGKWFEAQFEELVQNAYPPVQ, from the coding sequence ATGAGGAGTGAATTCTGGTCCCCGAAGAGGAAGACGCGGCTCGCCGTGGCTTCCTCGGTGACGGCCGCCGCGGTCGTCTCGGGGCTCCTGGTGGCCGGCGGGAGCCCGGCGACCGCCGCCACCGGCTGCAAGGTGACCTACACGGTCAACCAGTGGGACACCGGGTTCACCGCGAACATCGCGGTGACCAACCTCGGCGACAGCGTGTCGTCGTGGAACGTCGAATGGGACTTCGCCGGCAACCAGCAGGTGCAGCAGGGCTGGAGCGCCACGTTCACCCAGACCGGCAAGCACGTGAGCGCGAAGAACCCGTCCTGGGGCGGCACGCTCGGCACGAACGCGTCGGCGAGCTTCGGCTTCAACGGCTCGTACTCGGGCACGAACGCCGTCCCGACGTCGTTCTCGCTCAACGGTGTCCACTGCGACGGCACCACGGGCGGCCCGACCACGACGCCGACGACCCCGACCACGCCGACGACCCCCACGACCCCGACCACGCCGACCACGCCCACGACCCCGACCACGCCGACCCAGCCGGGGACGCACGTGGACAACCCGTACGCGGGCGCCAAGGGGTACGTGAACCCGGACTGGTCGGCCGAGGTCAGCTCGGCGGCCGCGGCCAAGGGCGGCACCCTGGGCGCGCAGATGGCCAAGGTGGCGAACACCTCGACCGCGGTGTGGCTCGACCGGATCGCCGCGATCGCCGGCACCACGGACTCGCGCGGCCTGCGCGGGCACCTCGACGCCGCGCTGGCGCAGGCGAGCGGCGGCACGCCGGTGACCATCCAGATCGTCGTCTACGACCTGCCCAACCGCGACTGCGCGGCGCTGGCGTCCAACGGTGAGCTGAAGGTCTCGCAGAACGGCCTGGCCCGGTACAAGAGCGAGTACATCGACCCGATCGCGTCGATCCTGGCCGACCCGAAGTACGCGCCGCTGCGGATCGTGGCGGTCGTCGAGCCGGACTCGCTGCCGAACCTGATCACGAACACTTCGATGGCGACGTGCGCGGAGGCGCAGTCCAGCGGGGCGTACGTGCAGGGCATCCAGTACGCGCTGAACAAGCTGCACGCGATCTCCAACGTCTACAACTACCTGGACATCGCGCACTCGGCGTGGCTGGGCTGGGACAGCAACTTCGGTCCCTTCGTCAACCTGGTCAAGCAGATGCTGCAGGGCACGACGGCCGGGGTGAACAGCGTCGACGGCTTCATCAGCGACACGGCGAACTACACCCCGCTCACCGAGCCGAACCTGCCGGACCCGAACCTCACGGTCGGCGGGCAGCAGCTGAAGTCGGCGACGTTCTACCAGTGGAACCCGTACTTCGCCGAGGTGCCGTTCGCCACGGCGATGTACAACGCGTTCGTCGCCGCCGGCCTGCCGAGCAGCATCGGCATGCTGGTCGACACCTCGCGCAACGGCTGGGGCGGCTCGGCCCGGCCCACCGGCGCGTCGGGGTCCACTGTGGACGCCTACGTCAACTCGGGGCGGATCGACCGGCGGCTGCACCGCGGCAACTGGTGCAACCAGAGCGGCGCGGGCCTCGGCGAGCGGCCGACGGCCAGCCCGGCGGCGCACTTCGACGCCTACGTCTGGATCAAGCCGCCGGGTGAGTCCGACGGCGCGAGCCAGCAGATCCCGAACGACGAAGGCAAGGGTTTCGACCAGATGTGCGACCCGACCTTCCACGGCACCCAGCAGGCCAACGGCGGCAACCTGACCGGTGCGCTGCCGAACGCCCCGCTGTCGGGCAAGTGGTTCGAGGCCCAGTTCGAGGAGCTGGTCCAGAACGCCTACCCGCCGGTGCAGTAA
- a CDS encoding ABC transporter substrate-binding protein, protein MRLIRRRLAFVAAAVLLVLTGGCGPATPEHITLTLATFGQFGYDDLIPGYEFTHPGITVRQVRTEQGGPYHQDLLGKLQNGQGLADIQAVEEGHLADVLAQSDKFADLAKVGPADVKPGRWLEWKYEAGRSKDGKLVGYGTDIGPLAMCYRKDLLEAAGLPTDPGSVKTMFATWDSYFAAGDKYVKRTHGKAWFDSAAQNFNAMVNQLPVGYLDRQDHPTLETNTALKAAWDQVTTAVRQGQSAGLTAFADDGNNGLRTGAFATKVCPSWMLGIIEQQAGPANAGKWAITDAFPDGGGNWGGSYLAVPAASPHQREAAALAAWLTAPEQQLHAFRVSGNFPSQVDAFTSADLLSEMNGYFGGALSGQVFVAQARKVGKPQYKGPGDGKIQETVIAPALKSVEHGADPGAVWQQVLIGVHRVVP, encoded by the coding sequence ATGAGGCTGATCCGAAGACGGCTGGCCTTCGTCGCCGCCGCCGTCCTGCTCGTCCTGACCGGCGGCTGCGGTCCCGCCACCCCCGAGCACATCACGCTCACCCTGGCGACGTTCGGCCAGTTCGGCTACGACGACCTGATCCCCGGCTACGAGTTCACCCACCCCGGCATCACCGTCCGGCAGGTGCGGACCGAGCAGGGCGGCCCGTACCACCAGGACCTGCTGGGCAAGCTGCAGAACGGCCAGGGACTCGCCGACATCCAGGCCGTCGAGGAAGGCCACCTCGCCGACGTCCTCGCCCAGTCGGACAAGTTCGCCGACCTGGCCAAGGTCGGGCCGGCCGACGTGAAGCCCGGCCGGTGGCTGGAATGGAAGTACGAGGCGGGCCGCAGCAAGGACGGCAAGCTGGTGGGCTACGGCACCGACATCGGCCCGCTCGCCATGTGCTACCGCAAGGACCTCCTCGAGGCGGCCGGCCTGCCGACCGATCCCGGCTCGGTGAAGACGATGTTCGCCACCTGGGACAGCTACTTCGCGGCGGGCGACAAGTACGTCAAGCGCACGCACGGGAAGGCGTGGTTCGACTCCGCGGCGCAGAACTTCAACGCCATGGTCAACCAGCTTCCGGTCGGCTACCTCGACCGCCAGGACCACCCGACGCTCGAGACGAACACCGCGCTCAAGGCCGCGTGGGACCAGGTCACCACCGCCGTCAGGCAGGGGCAGTCGGCCGGGCTCACCGCCTTCGCCGACGACGGCAACAACGGGCTGCGCACCGGCGCTTTCGCGACGAAGGTCTGTCCGTCGTGGATGCTCGGCATCATCGAACAGCAGGCCGGGCCGGCCAACGCGGGCAAGTGGGCGATCACCGACGCCTTCCCCGACGGCGGCGGAAACTGGGGCGGCTCCTACCTCGCCGTGCCCGCCGCGAGCCCGCACCAGCGGGAAGCCGCCGCGCTCGCCGCCTGGCTGACCGCGCCCGAGCAGCAGCTGCACGCCTTCCGGGTGAGCGGCAACTTCCCCAGCCAGGTCGACGCCTTCACCTCCGCGGACCTGCTCAGCGAGATGAACGGCTACTTCGGCGGCGCGCTGAGCGGGCAGGTCTTCGTCGCGCAGGCCCGCAAGGTCGGGAAACCGCAGTACAAGGGCCCGGGCGACGGGAAGATCCAGGAGACGGTGATCGCGCCGGCGCTCAAGTCGGTCGAGCACGGCGCCGACCCGGGCGCCGTCTGGCAGCAGGTGCTGATCGGGGTGCACCGGGTGGTGCCGTGA
- a CDS encoding cellulase family glycosylhydrolase, which translates to MKRLLSLVVAALAGGAVLTASPAAAASPTATGTGTGYWHAVGSQLVDATGAPVRMTGVNWFGAETGNYSPHGLWSRNYKDMLDQMASLGYNTLRLPYSNQLFDPGVKPTSIDAVQNPDLQGLSGLQVLDKIIGYAGTKGMRVILDQHRPDSGAQSPLWYTSAYPESRWLSDWTMLAQHYKGNPTVIGADLHNEPHSIQGGGGACWGCGDTATDWRLAAERGGNAVLAANPDWLIIVEGVDCVSGTGDPQCGWWGGNLSGAKQFPVRLSKPEKLVYSAHEYATSVFAQPWFSDPSFPANLPALWDHFFGYLQKQNIAPVLLGEFGTTLADPRDKTWLQELMKYTGTGPTGMSFTYWSWNPNSGDTGGILNDDWTTVNQAKQAILQPYLIPPVGSGGGGTTDPPPAVSCAVTYHVDNAWQGGFVASVTLKNTGTSPLKSWALGWTEPSGTQITSGWNATVTQSGQQATAKAPSWAPDLAGGASVSIGFQATGSSSGSPTGFAVGATACTS; encoded by the coding sequence ATGAAGCGACTGCTTTCCCTGGTGGTCGCCGCACTGGCCGGGGGCGCCGTACTCACGGCGTCCCCGGCCGCCGCGGCCTCGCCCACCGCAACGGGAACCGGCACCGGCTATTGGCACGCGGTCGGCTCCCAGCTCGTCGACGCGACCGGGGCACCGGTCCGGATGACCGGCGTCAACTGGTTCGGCGCCGAAACCGGCAACTACTCGCCGCACGGCCTGTGGAGCCGCAACTACAAGGACATGCTCGACCAGATGGCGAGCCTCGGCTACAACACGCTGCGGCTGCCCTACTCCAACCAGCTGTTCGACCCCGGCGTCAAGCCGACGAGCATCGACGCCGTCCAGAACCCGGACCTGCAGGGGCTGTCCGGGCTGCAGGTGCTGGACAAGATCATCGGCTACGCCGGCACCAAGGGCATGCGCGTGATCCTCGACCAGCACCGGCCGGACTCCGGCGCGCAGTCCCCGCTCTGGTACACCAGCGCGTACCCGGAAAGCCGCTGGCTGTCGGACTGGACGATGCTCGCCCAGCACTACAAGGGCAACCCGACGGTGATCGGCGCCGACCTGCACAACGAGCCGCACTCGATCCAGGGTGGCGGGGGAGCGTGCTGGGGCTGCGGGGACACCGCGACCGACTGGCGCCTGGCCGCCGAACGCGGCGGCAACGCCGTCCTGGCCGCCAACCCGGACTGGCTGATCATCGTCGAGGGCGTCGACTGCGTCAGCGGCACCGGCGACCCGCAGTGCGGCTGGTGGGGCGGCAACCTCTCCGGGGCCAAGCAGTTCCCGGTGCGGCTGTCCAAGCCGGAAAAGCTGGTGTACTCGGCGCACGAGTACGCGACGTCGGTGTTCGCCCAGCCGTGGTTCTCCGACCCGTCCTTCCCGGCGAACCTGCCGGCGTTGTGGGACCACTTCTTCGGCTACCTGCAGAAGCAGAACATCGCGCCGGTGCTGCTCGGCGAGTTCGGCACCACGCTCGCCGACCCGCGCGACAAGACGTGGCTGCAGGAGCTGATGAAGTACACCGGCACCGGGCCGACCGGGATGAGCTTCACGTACTGGTCGTGGAACCCCAACTCCGGTGACACCGGCGGCATCCTCAACGACGACTGGACGACGGTCAACCAGGCCAAGCAGGCCATCCTGCAGCCCTACCTGATCCCGCCGGTCGGCTCGGGCGGGGGCGGCACGACCGACCCGCCGCCCGCGGTGAGCTGCGCGGTCACCTACCACGTCGACAACGCGTGGCAGGGCGGGTTCGTCGCCTCCGTGACGCTCAAGAACACCGGGACCTCGCCGCTGAAGAGCTGGGCGCTCGGCTGGACCGAGCCGTCCGGCACGCAGATCACCAGCGGCTGGAACGCGACGGTGACCCAGTCCGGGCAGCAGGCGACGGCCAAGGCGCCGTCGTGGGCGCCCGACCTGGCCGGCGGCGCTTCGGTGTCCATCGGCTTCCAGGCGACCGGCTCGTCTTCCGGCAGCCCCACCGGCTTCGCCGTCGGTGCCACCGCCTGCACGTCCTGA
- a CDS encoding LacI family DNA-binding transcriptional regulator: protein MKRPTITDIARQAGVSKGAVSYALNGRPGVSEATRHRITEIARELGWSPSSTARALSGGRAGAIGLVAGRPDVLAVEPFLTALLEGVERELVLRVVRGPEAELAVYRRWRAERRVDGVLLAGPECAGELPGIGLPAVVLGGPPECREVPSVWMDDTAAADEVLRYLTALGHRRVVRLAGPAVLADPRVREEAFRTAAARLGLTEVRTVHTGPAPLPAAVTVHPPGGEVVRYPTVAAAAAGYRAEMATGFGRSGGMTGRNSGPAADAGSAGHRSSAGPAGRRGEPGAGFGRAGEVTGYRRGSVASAGHRAGRGAAAITAHPGEPAAPRLAPTVHSGHTTHAAETGAGVVRQLLTGPQPPTAVLCDTDTLAVAALVVARELGLAVPRDLSVVSWDDSDLCRLVRPALSAVRRPLAELGGLAASMLRDLIAGEDVGDVCASRPRLITRGSTGRARS, encoded by the coding sequence ATGAAGCGTCCGACGATCACCGACATCGCGCGGCAGGCCGGCGTGTCCAAGGGCGCGGTGTCGTACGCGCTGAACGGCCGCCCGGGCGTGTCGGAGGCGACCCGGCACCGGATCACGGAGATCGCCCGCGAGCTGGGCTGGTCCCCGAGCAGCACGGCGAGAGCCCTGTCGGGCGGCCGCGCCGGGGCGATCGGCCTGGTGGCCGGCAGGCCGGACGTGCTGGCGGTCGAGCCGTTCCTGACGGCGTTGCTCGAAGGAGTGGAGCGCGAGCTGGTGCTGCGGGTGGTCCGCGGACCCGAGGCGGAGCTGGCCGTGTACCGCCGCTGGCGGGCCGAGCGCAGGGTCGACGGCGTGCTGCTGGCGGGCCCGGAGTGCGCGGGCGAGCTGCCCGGGATCGGCCTCCCGGCAGTGGTGCTGGGCGGCCCCCCGGAGTGCCGCGAAGTGCCGTCGGTGTGGATGGACGACACGGCGGCGGCCGACGAGGTGCTGAGGTACCTGACGGCACTGGGCCACCGCCGGGTGGTGCGCCTGGCGGGCCCGGCGGTGCTGGCCGACCCGCGGGTGCGGGAGGAAGCGTTCCGGACGGCGGCGGCGCGGCTGGGGTTGACGGAGGTCCGGACTGTCCACACAGGACCGGCGCCGCTTCCGGCGGCGGTGACAGTTCACCCGCCAGGGGGAGAGGTGGTCAGGTACCCGACGGTCGCCGCCGCGGCGGCGGGATACCGGGCGGAGATGGCGACGGGGTTCGGCCGCTCGGGCGGGATGACCGGGAGAAACTCGGGCCCGGCGGCGGATGCGGGGAGCGCGGGCCACCGAAGCTCGGCCGGGCCGGCTGGTCGCCGGGGCGAACCCGGCGCGGGATTCGGCCGTGCCGGCGAGGTTACCGGTTACCGGCGCGGCAGTGTGGCGTCAGCCGGTCACCGAGCCGGTCGCGGCGCAGCCGCGATCACCGCTCACCCCGGCGAGCCCGCCGCCCCGCGGCTCGCTCCCACCGTCCATTCCGGCCACACCACCCACGCGGCCGAAACCGGCGCCGGAGTGGTGCGGCAGCTCCTCACCGGCCCGCAACCACCCACCGCGGTCCTGTGCGACACCGACACGCTCGCCGTCGCCGCGCTGGTCGTCGCGCGGGAACTCGGGCTTGCCGTGCCGCGGGATCTCTCCGTCGTCTCCTGGGACGACTCCGATCTCTGCCGTCTCGTGCGGCCCGCGCTCTCCGCCGTCCGGCGGCCGCTCGCCGAACTCGGCGGGCTTGCCGCGTCGATGCTGCGGGACCTCATCGCCGGCGAAGACGTCGGTGACGTCTGTGCGTCGCGGCCCCGGCTGATCACGCGGGGCAGCACCGGGCGCGCCCGCTCCTGA
- a CDS encoding GNAT family N-acetyltransferase — protein sequence MTTPDLSPLAGHSVRHPGPDDHLPVLAVLDAWWGGLGGEEGSRQRALLLPKLMFQHFTGSSFLVTGDDDRVVAFLIGFLSPSRPAESYIHFVGVDPAERGKGLAAALYERFFAYSRAHGRTTVRAITSPVNKASHAFHTRLGFVTEPGPKEFGGLPVQPDYDGPGLDRLSFRKDL from the coding sequence GTGACGACTCCTGATCTGTCCCCGCTGGCGGGCCACTCCGTCCGCCATCCCGGCCCGGACGACCACCTGCCGGTCCTCGCCGTGCTCGATGCCTGGTGGGGCGGCCTCGGCGGCGAAGAAGGCTCGCGCCAGCGGGCCCTGCTGCTGCCGAAGCTGATGTTCCAGCACTTCACCGGCAGCAGCTTCCTGGTGACCGGCGACGACGACCGCGTCGTCGCGTTCCTGATCGGGTTCCTCTCGCCGTCGCGGCCGGCCGAGAGCTACATCCACTTCGTCGGCGTCGATCCCGCCGAGCGCGGCAAGGGCCTCGCCGCCGCCCTGTACGAGCGGTTCTTCGCCTACAGCCGGGCGCACGGGCGGACCACCGTCCGGGCGATCACGTCACCGGTGAACAAGGCTTCGCACGCCTTCCACACCCGGCTGGGGTTCGTCACCGAACCGGGGCCGAAGGAGTTCGGCGGACTGCCGGTCCAGCCCGACTACGACGGGCCGGGACTGGACCGGCTGTCCTTCCGCAAGGACCTCTAG
- a CDS encoding lytic polysaccharide monooxygenase, with amino-acid sequence MTRRRSTILAAVTVLLASLTAVLLDTGTAEAHGAMMKPGSRTFLCWEDGLSSTGQIIPQNPACAAAVATSGANSLYNWFAVLRSDGAGRTRGFIPDGKLCSGGNANYAGFDQVGDWPLTHLTAGATFDFSYNAWAAHPGWFYTYVTKDGWDPSKPLTWDELEDQPFLTVDHPPVTGQVGTVDGQYKWSGALPSNKSGRHIIYSVWKRSDSTETFYGCSDVTFDGGHGEVTGVKGSGGTTTTTPTTPTTPTTPTTPTTPTTPAGSCMAMYEVTNAWSGGYQATVTVMNHGTTAYNGWQVGWTLPSGQTIGSVWNGTLSQSGSAVTVRNADWNGRIAPDGQTTFGLVVNAPGANPAQPAVTCQGT; translated from the coding sequence GTGACCAGGAGACGAAGTACGATCCTCGCCGCCGTCACCGTGCTGCTGGCGAGCTTGACAGCCGTCCTGCTCGACACCGGCACGGCCGAGGCGCACGGCGCGATGATGAAACCGGGGAGCCGGACGTTCCTGTGCTGGGAGGACGGGCTCAGCTCGACCGGCCAGATCATCCCGCAGAACCCGGCCTGCGCGGCCGCGGTGGCCACCAGCGGCGCCAACTCGCTGTACAACTGGTTCGCCGTGCTGCGCTCCGACGGCGCCGGCCGCACCCGCGGCTTCATCCCCGACGGCAAGCTCTGCTCGGGCGGCAACGCGAACTACGCCGGGTTCGACCAGGTCGGCGACTGGCCGCTGACCCACCTCACGGCCGGGGCCACGTTCGACTTCTCCTACAACGCGTGGGCCGCCCACCCGGGCTGGTTCTACACGTACGTGACGAAGGACGGCTGGGACCCCTCGAAGCCGCTCACCTGGGACGAGCTGGAGGACCAGCCGTTCCTGACGGTGGACCACCCGCCGGTGACCGGCCAGGTGGGCACGGTCGACGGGCAGTACAAGTGGAGCGGCGCGCTGCCGTCGAACAAGTCGGGCCGGCACATCATCTATTCGGTGTGGAAGCGCTCCGACAGCACCGAAACGTTCTACGGCTGCTCGGACGTGACGTTCGACGGCGGGCACGGCGAGGTCACCGGCGTGAAGGGCTCCGGCGGCACGACGACCACGACCCCGACCACGCCCACGACGCCGACCACGCCCACCACCCCGACGACGCCGACGACCCCCGCGGGCTCGTGCATGGCGATGTACGAGGTGACCAACGCGTGGAGCGGCGGCTACCAGGCGACGGTGACGGTGATGAACCACGGCACGACGGCGTACAACGGCTGGCAGGTGGGCTGGACGCTGCCGTCGGGCCAGACGATCGGCAGCGTCTGGAACGGCACGCTGAGCCAGTCGGGTTCGGCGGTGACCGTCCGCAACGCGGACTGGAACGGCCGGATCGCGCCGGACGGGCAGACGACGTTCGGTCTGGTGGTCAACGCGCCGGGGGCCAACCCGGCCCAGCCGGCGGTGACCTGCCAGGGAACCTGA
- a CDS encoding glycoside hydrolase family 48 protein, translating into MRSSPRMRRLRGRTLALATAVLAGTAALVAPPPALGADIACSVTYTTNDWDTGFTANVSLRNDGAPLDSWKVGWTFLDGQKVQQGWSATFAQSGAAVTASNMPWNGHLDTGASTSFGFNGSKGTANRPPTDFSVNGTACTGANKAPTVSLTAPSPTGTYYAPATIPLAATAADSDGTVSKVEFYAGDTLLATDTSAPFEGSWANVPAGTYSITAKAYDNKNASTTSSPVTVKVLSGPTIVASPATAQVKQGGTTTFGVTLAGAPSAPVTVAIARTAGSTDLTATPASLTFTPANWNVAQNVTVASADNGGDLGSATFTASSSGYTAATVTVSEISSSTSDYQLAFLTQYNKIKDPNNGYFRKFGNILVPYHSIETLMVEAPDYGHETTSEAFSYYLWLEAAYGRVTGDWSPFNQAWTSIETYAIPSAADQPGNSGYNASKPATYAAEYPSPKSYPSQLQSGVSVGSDPIAAELKAAYGSSDVYGMHWLLDVDNIYKFGHCEDGTNTAPAFINTFQRGSQESVWETVTQPSCDVMKFGGKNGYLDLFTGDSSYAKQWKYTDAPDADARAVQVAFQAEKWAAAQGKSADVSAVVKKASKMGDYLRYSLFDKYFKKIGNCVGASSCAAGTGKDSEHYLISWYYAWGGSMDSASPWAWRIGDGAAHQGYQNPLAAYALSTDPGLKVTSATGAQDWATSLGRQMEFLQWLQSSEGGLAGGATNSWDGQYGTPPAGTPTFYGMFYDWQPVWHDPPSNQWFGFQTWGMERIAEYYQATGDARAKKILDKWVPWAIAGTTVGTGGSFRIPSDLTWSGAPDTWNATSPGANTGLHVTVKNYSQDVGVAASLAKTLLYYAAGSNNAQAKTVGEQLLTALSANADSKGIAVPETRSDYNRFDDTYDATTDQGLYVPPGWTGTMPNGDAINSGSSFLSIRSFYKNDPDWPKVQSYLNGGAAPTFTYHRFWAQSEIATAFAAHVALFG; encoded by the coding sequence ATGCGTTCCTCTCCCCGAATGCGCCGGTTGCGCGGCCGCACGCTCGCACTGGCCACGGCCGTGCTGGCGGGCACCGCCGCATTGGTCGCCCCACCGCCGGCGCTCGGCGCCGACATCGCCTGTTCCGTCACCTACACCACCAACGACTGGGACACCGGGTTCACCGCCAACGTCTCGCTGCGCAACGACGGCGCGCCGCTCGACAGCTGGAAGGTCGGCTGGACGTTCCTCGACGGCCAGAAGGTCCAGCAGGGCTGGAGCGCCACCTTCGCCCAGAGCGGCGCCGCGGTCACCGCGTCGAACATGCCGTGGAACGGCCACCTCGACACCGGTGCCAGCACGTCCTTCGGCTTCAACGGCTCGAAGGGCACCGCCAACCGCCCGCCGACGGACTTCTCCGTCAACGGCACCGCGTGCACCGGGGCCAACAAGGCGCCGACGGTGAGCCTCACCGCCCCCAGCCCGACCGGCACCTACTACGCCCCGGCCACCATCCCGCTCGCCGCCACGGCCGCCGACTCCGACGGCACGGTGAGCAAGGTCGAGTTCTACGCCGGTGACACGCTGCTGGCCACCGACACGTCCGCGCCCTTCGAGGGCAGCTGGGCCAACGTCCCGGCCGGGACCTACTCGATCACGGCGAAGGCCTACGACAACAAGAACGCGTCGACCACCTCCAGCCCGGTCACCGTGAAGGTCCTGTCCGGGCCGACGATCGTCGCCTCCCCGGCGACCGCGCAGGTCAAGCAGGGCGGCACGACGACGTTCGGCGTCACCCTCGCCGGTGCCCCGTCCGCACCGGTGACCGTGGCGATCGCGCGCACCGCGGGCAGCACGGACCTGACCGCGACGCCGGCCAGCCTGACGTTCACCCCGGCCAACTGGAACGTGGCGCAGAACGTCACGGTCGCCAGTGCCGACAACGGGGGAGACCTGGGCAGCGCGACCTTCACCGCGAGCAGCAGCGGCTACACCGCGGCCACGGTGACGGTCAGCGAGATCTCGTCGTCCACTTCGGACTACCAGCTCGCGTTCCTCACCCAGTACAACAAGATCAAGGACCCGAACAACGGCTACTTCCGGAAGTTCGGCAACATCCTGGTGCCCTACCACTCGATCGAGACGCTGATGGTCGAGGCGCCGGACTACGGCCACGAGACGACGTCGGAGGCGTTCAGCTACTACCTCTGGCTCGAAGCGGCCTACGGGCGGGTGACCGGTGACTGGTCGCCGTTCAACCAGGCGTGGACGTCGATCGAGACGTACGCGATCCCGTCGGCGGCGGACCAGCCGGGCAACAGCGGCTACAACGCCAGCAAGCCCGCCACCTACGCGGCCGAGTACCCGAGCCCGAAGTCGTACCCGTCGCAGCTGCAGTCGGGCGTGTCCGTCGGCAGCGACCCGATCGCGGCGGAGCTCAAGGCGGCCTACGGCTCATCGGACGTCTACGGCATGCACTGGCTGCTCGACGTGGACAACATCTACAAGTTCGGGCACTGCGAAGACGGCACGAACACCGCGCCCGCGTTCATCAACACCTTCCAGCGCGGCTCCCAGGAATCGGTCTGGGAGACGGTGACGCAGCCGAGCTGTGACGTGATGAAGTTCGGCGGCAAGAACGGCTACCTCGACCTGTTCACCGGCGACTCCTCCTACGCCAAGCAGTGGAAGTACACCGACGCGCCCGACGCGGACGCCCGCGCCGTGCAGGTGGCCTTCCAGGCGGAGAAGTGGGCGGCGGCGCAGGGCAAGAGCGCCGACGTCTCGGCCGTGGTGAAGAAGGCGTCGAAGATGGGCGACTACCTCCGGTACTCGCTGTTCGACAAGTACTTCAAGAAGATCGGCAACTGCGTCGGCGCGTCGAGCTGCGCGGCCGGCACCGGCAAGGACAGCGAGCACTACCTCATCTCGTGGTACTACGCGTGGGGCGGGTCGATGGACTCCGCCAGCCCGTGGGCCTGGCGGATCGGGGACGGCGCGGCCCACCAGGGCTACCAGAACCCCCTGGCCGCGTACGCGCTGTCGACCGACCCGGGCCTGAAGGTCACCTCGGCGACCGGTGCCCAGGACTGGGCCACCAGCCTCGGCAGGCAGATGGAGTTCCTGCAGTGGCTGCAGTCCTCCGAAGGCGGTCTCGCCGGTGGCGCGACCAACAGCTGGGACGGCCAGTACGGCACCCCGCCCGCCGGCACGCCGACGTTCTACGGGATGTTCTACGACTGGCAGCCGGTCTGGCACGACCCGCCGAGCAACCAGTGGTTCGGCTTCCAGACCTGGGGCATGGAACGGATCGCCGAGTACTACCAGGCGACCGGCGACGCCCGGGCGAAGAAGATCCTCGACAAGTGGGTCCCGTGGGCCATCGCGGGCACCACGGTCGGCACGGGCGGCTCGTTCCGGATCCCGTCCGACCTGACCTGGAGCGGCGCGCCGGACACCTGGAACGCCACCAGCCCCGGGGCGAACACCGGCCTGCACGTCACGGTGAAGAACTACAGCCAGGACGTCGGGGTCGCGGCTTCGCTGGCCAAGACGCTGCTCTACTACGCGGCGGGGTCGAACAACGCCCAGGCGAAGACGGTCGGGGAGCAGCTGCTGACGGCGCTGTCGGCGAACGCGGACAGCAAGGGCATCGCGGTGCCGGAGACCCGGTCGGACTACAACCGGTTCGACGACACCTACGACGCCACCACGGACCAGGGGCTGTACGTGCCCCCGGGCTGGACCGGCACGATGCCGAACGGCGACGCGATCAACTCCGGCTCGTCGTTCCTGTCCATCCGGTCGTTCTACAAGAACGATCCCGACTGGCCGAAGGTGCAGTCCTACCTGAACGGCGGCGCCGCGCCGACGTTCACCTACCACCGGTTCTGGGCGCAGTCGGAGATCGCCACGGCGTTCGCCGCGCACGTCGCCCTGTTCGGCTGA